The DNA region CCCGTCTCTGAAGCCTCTGGCTGAACGTGAGGTGGCGGTTAACACTCTGATTCGTCCTTTCAGCTCAATGGTTGGCGAGTCCGGCGCAAAGGCAACAGGCAGTATCAGTGCAGGTTCATTGGGATGGGCTGGCATTACGCCATTGTTTTACCTGACAAAGACAGGGGTAAATACCTGTCGGCGTTATTTAAGAAGCCATCAACAATATAAACTGGCTAATGGAGCTTTGAACGACTACTCAGAAAATGCGTCAGCGGCTCTTGACCATGCAAACGATGTTCTGACAAAGGATGCCGAGCGATACCGGAAACTGTCTGAACGATCAGTACTACCGGGGTGGAAAGGCTTATTGATGGCTGCTGTTCCCGCTATTCTGCTGGCTCCTGAGCTGGGTGCCGCTGCTATAGCGGCCGGAGTGGTTGCAGGCGTTTCCCAGATTACCAGTAATGCCTGGGAAAAGTGGGCAAACAGCAGCATGCTTAATCAGACGCAGGAACATATTCAGCATGTAAGAACCAGGCGTAAACAGTTAGAACTTGAAGCAACTAATTATATTCTTGAAGGTCGACTTGCCCGTCTGGAAAGGACTGTTCTCGGAGGTGAAGCATGATCGACTCTCACCACCAAATTTCAGCGCCGACTGTTATCGGGCTGGCCACAACCTGTTCAACAGCAGCAGCGCTAGCCACCACCCCTTCAGGCAGGAAGGCGGTCAGTACCTTGGGAAGACTCGCTTACAATCAGCCATCACTACTGGCAGGGTATGCTGCAGGATGTCTGGAGGGAATCAGGACTCAGGGGCTTAATGCCGTCAGCTACTTTATTCCTTCAGCCAAAGCTCTGGCCGGGCGGGAGATTACTGTTGGAATCCTCGGGTCAATAACCGGCAGGGCGGAAATCAAAGCGGCTGGTCGTATTAGCCTGGGAGCTCTGGGCTGGGTGGCTGTAACACCGGTTTTCCAGCTGGTAAAAACCTTTATGAACGCATGCCACCGCTCCATAGAAAGTGGACAGCAGAATCAGCTTATTGAAATGATGCGTAATAAAGCTACCTTTGGAGCGCTGGAGCTTGGAAAACGGAGTCTGGAAAGAGATGCGGAACATTACAAAGCATTGTCAGAACGCTCTGTCATACCGGGCTGGAAAAGCTTGCTGCTCACCACTGTGCCAACAGTCCTGCTGGCTCCTGAACTGGGAATAACGGCGTTGGCAGCCGGAGCCGTTGCGGGTGCAGCCCAGATTGCCGGTAATGCATGGGATAAATGGGCAAACTGCAGTATGTACTCTAGTACGAATGAGCGTATAAAAAGCCTGGATATTACTCAAAGGACGATACAGCTCAAAAGCAAGAGTGAAGAGTTGGTTATGCACTATGAGACTGCCGAAGAGGCATCACAGACTGTTCAGTCAAAAAACTTGCCGGGCGCTGTTCCGAAATAGTTTTTGAACAGCCGGTTAAAAGCACTCAGACTGGCAAAACCTACATTCATCGCCACACTGGTCACCGGTTCGCCGCTGGCCAGTCTTTTTAACGCTTCCACCAACCGTACCTGTTGCCGGTACTGTACAAACGACATGCCCAGTTCCGACTTGAACAGGCGGCTTAGTGTACGACTGCTGATGTGTGCCTTGTCGGACCATTGCTCAAGTGTTTCATTGTTATGGGGGTGTTGCAGAATTGCCTGACAAACAGGCAATAGTCGTTTATTGCCGCAATTGGGAATACTGAGCTTCACAGAAGGCGACCGTTTCAACTGGTCAATAGTAACCAGCAGCAGGCGTTCGATGCTGCTGTCCGGGTTCAGGTCTTCCGGCAGGTCTGACAGATGCACAAGCAGTTCCCGCAGTAAGGGCGATACGCTCAGAACACAGCTTGTTTCTGGCAGACCCGGATAGTCTTCAGCCCGGATATACAGGCTTTTCATCTCTGCCCGCCCATGCATCGTCACCCTGTGTGGCACCCGTGGTGGCACCCAGACGGCGCGTTGGGGGGGACTCACCCACAGGTTGCCAGGCACATTCACAACCATGACACCACTGCAGGCATAGAGCAGCTGGGCGTAGTTGTGGCAATGCCATTCATTCACATGCCCGTTGGGGTGTTCCACAGAGTAGGCAATGAAGGGCGTGTTTAACTGCGAGGGTAAATGATGAGGCTTGATCATGGTCGGCTTTTGTCTGAAATGGGCATGTGGTCGTCATATATGAGGCTATTCGCCAGTTTAAAACAAAGTAAACTGCGACGGCATCGTTACTACTTCGAGAAGAGTTACTGATCCGAGCCAGATATGGATAAACGCAAGTTTCATTTCCAGGTGATGAGCCTGGGTCATGCCCTTGACCACTTTTTTGTTTTGATTTTCCCGACTGTTGTTCTGGTGTTGCAGAAAGAATGGGGTCTCAGTTACGCAGAGCTGCTCAAATACGGAAGCCTTGGAGTGTTGGCCTACGGTTTGGGCTCTCTGCCCTCAGGTTGGCTGGGGGATCGCTGGAGCCAGCGCGGCATGATGAACGTCTATTTCTACGGAATGGGGTTGTCTGCCATCTTCAGTGCATTTGCACAAACCCCGGAACAGCTGGCGGCAGGGGTAGCGGCTATTGGTCTGTTTGCCTCTGTTTATCACCCGGTAGGTACTGCCCTGGTGTTCAGTACCGCTGAAAAAACCGGACGAGCCATTGCCATGAACGGGGTTGCAGGGAATATCGGGCTGGCGTCAGCTGCTATTGTCACAGCCTTTATCTCCGAGCTGATTAACTGGCAGGCGGCGTTTATTATTCCCGGTGTCATCTGCGTACTGACCGGGGTCGCCTACTCCTGGGTATCGGGAGATGTGTCTGCCATTCATCGAAAAAGCAGTAGAGACACAGAAGCTCTCGACAGAGGTGCCATGATCAAACTGTTTATTGGTATTGCTGTTATTGCCTGTCTTGGAGGGCTGGTGTTCCAGAGCATGACAACAGCCCTGCCGAAAATGGTGGAGTCTGCCTTTACCGGGTCTCTGGGGCAGACAGGTATGATCGCCACTACTGTCTTCCTGGTGGCTGCTACTGTGCAAATAGTCATTGGTGAGCTGCTTGACCAGATTCCAGCCCGCTCCCTGTTGCTGGTCATTGCACTGGGACAGGTGATATTCCTGATTCTGGCGTCTATGGCTTCTGGCTGGTGGTTGATTCTGGTACTGGTTTGCCTGATGTTTTTTACCTTTGGGCAGATTCCAGTTAATGACTGGCTGATTGGTCATTATGCGGCGGATGAATGGCGTTCACGTTTCTATGCCATGAAGTACACTCTGGGCTTGAGTGTAGCAACCGTAGCGTACTGGTTGATCGCTGTCGTACACGACAATACCGGTGAGTTTACGCTCCTGTATCTGATTCTGGCAGCGGTGATGAGCCTTTCTGTTATTGCAGCATGGTTTATGCCAGGAACACAGGTGCAGCAGGAAGCACTTGCCTGATTTCAATAAAAGCTGTTTGAAAATAAACAACAGAGGGGTTATTCAGCCCCTCTGTTGTTTGTCTCACGCCATTAAATATTTTGTTCGATTAATGTTGTTGAGCGCACTGGCAGCCACGCAGTCGACCCATTACTCAACCTGACTTCCTGCCAGCGGGCATGCTCCTGCAACAGTACAAATTCCGTACCCTGGTTAAGCGGACTGGTGAAAGCCGGAGCAAAGACCAGGCCGGGGCCTTTGCGAGCTGTGACATCCATGGCTGTGATCACGCCAGTGCTGACTGCCGGTGTATAGGCGACTCTGAAAAGCGTCATCACACTGGTCAGCAGCATCACGCTGGCCGCCACAATAATGCGACTTTTCTCGGTTCGGTCTGAACGGATAAACACCCATACCTGCCACCAGAACAGACAATAGATGGCAATGGCAAACAGCAGCCAGACGCTGGAGCTGACGACGCTGTGAGAAAGCGCCAGCCACTGGGTGCCAAAACGGTCAGGCAGGTTATCAAGGCGCTGTTTGCGTACATGGCTCAGGTTGTGGGACAGTTCCTTACTCTTATAGCCCAGCTCCTCTGCCCGGCGATACCAGAGCACACTTTCACCATAACGCCCGGCGTGGAACCAGCTGTTGCCAATGTTGTAGGCAAGGGCTCCGTGGTTAATGCCTTCGGACTGCCACAGGGCTTCCAGTTTGCCAGCCACCAATGTGTGGGCTTCGCGTCCGCGTGTCGGGTAACTCTGGCTCAGTTGCAGGGCTTTGAGGTGTTCTTCCCGCAGGGATAACAGCTGCTCGTTAAGGCCAGAGCCTTCAGCCAGACCAGAGCCTTCAGCCAGACCAGAGCCTTCAGCCAGACCAGAGCCCGGCAGAGACAGAAACAGACTCAGGGTAAAAATAAGAAAGCGTTTCATGACAGCACTCCATTGGCTGGTAATGCTTTATCCAGTTGCTGCATCAGATCAATCAGTGCTTTACGACCGGATGGCGAGTGAGAAGTCGGCTTTGTTGCATACTGCTGTTGCAGCAGGCTCAGCTGCTGGCTTATTGCCTGAATCAGAGCCTGATCCACATCAAGGGAAGACAGTTTTGCTGTCAGAGACTGTTCGTTTAATCTGGAAGGCTGCAGACCAATACGACGGTGAAAGTATGCTCCCAGCGGTGCCAGAGGATCATTAGTGTTTGTCAGGTCAGCACGCAGCCGGGCAATGGCACTGCTGCTGCGGTAAGCCTGCCATTTTTTCCTGATCGCCGGGTACAGACCAAACAGAACGACAGCGGGTGGACAGATCAGCAGTGCAAACAGCAACCAGGGTGTTAATGGCCCCTGCTGACTGTCAGTATCGATCAGCTGTCTGGTCCAGTCATGCTCCCAGATGCCATCCTTGTCAGGCTTCACAGGGTTGCTTAACTGAACATCGGCAGACAATTCACTGCTGCTGATATTAAAACGCTCAACCGGAATCACTGTCAGTGGCACAGGCTCGGTCACATAGTCGCGGTAATGACCGGTTTGCGGATCAAAGTAGTTGATCACGAGGGGCGGGATTTCGGAAGTCTCCGCCAGTTTGGGAAACAGGCTCTGGCGCACAATCCGGACATCTTGCTCGTAAACCGCAGGAGACGCGGAACCGGGAATGTCAAAGCTGTGGATAAACGCTCTTTCATTTTGTAAATCAGGCAGTTGAGCAATTTCTGAATGTGGATGAATAACATCAAAACGCAACTGCATGGGCTCACCCTGTCGTACGGTTTCCGGTTCAGCAGTAACTGTAATGTCCGGACGACCCACCATGCCGGTAAAGTGTTCCGGTACACCGGAGGGGAGCGGCTTAACCTCAAAACGAACCGGTTCAGACAGGGTCATCAGCCGCACGGGCGCTTCATCTTTTGCCACTCGCTCAGCTTCAAAGAAGTTGTTATCGAAGTGAGCCGGGAAGCGGGAGCCTCTGAACTGCTGAGAGCCGTGCTTCCAGATTTGCTGATCCACGCTGGCCATCAGAACACCGGGCTGCAGGTCAAAAGTGCCTGCTTCCAGCGGCTGAATCTTGTAGTGAAAATGGATGCGGTACTGATTATCAGGCAGACCATGCCAGCGGGCGATAATACGACGGTTGCCGACTGGCAGGCCGATGGCGTTAGCGTCTCTGGATGTAAACGCATCCCAGGGTTCTACCGGCCTGATGGCGGCACTTTCAAACTCAGGCAGAAGAATGTTAACCGCTTTCAGCGCGTTTGGCTGAATGGAGGTAATCCATTCAAACTGTACGTCAATGGTCTGTCCAAGATAAATGCTGTCGGTCGTGTGGCTGACATTGATGCTCATCGCATCCGTCACTGTCGGCATGGTGACCGTGATAGATTCTGATGCATCGGTCTGCTGCTCACCGAGGGTAAAGACAGGCAAAGTCAGTTCACCGGACTTTAAGGGTGTCAGGCGAACCGGATAGCCCATTACCGGTGTGCCGTCCCGTTGCAGTCTGACCGCCGGGCGCTGTGTCACCATAAAGTCGCTGGTGGCGGCAATGGACAGCTTCAGGTCATCAGAGGGCGGATTCAGGGCCAGTACAACAAAGTCGGCAGGTTGCCCCTGCCATACTGTCTCATCTGGCTTCTCAAGAATAAGTTGCCAGTCTGTATCACTGGCGTAGGCTGTCGGAAACACCAGAAGTGCCAGAAATCCGAACAGAAATTGTTTAAAGTAGCTTGTCATAAAACCTTACCAGTCCCGATCAACCGTATTCTGTCGTTGCTGATCCAGTTGTTGTAATTCGCCCTCAAGTTGCCGGGCCTGATCCAGAATCTGTTTGGCATTGGCAGACGGGGTCGGTTCCAGTAAATCGCCAAACATTGTGTCCATGTCGTCAAATTCCGCGCTGTCACTTTCATCGACATCGGAATCTGTTGACTCGTCACCTTCCTGCTCAAGGCTTTCTTCACCCTCTTCACTTTCAGAGTTGGCTTCAGTCTCACTTTCTTCTTCCTGATCGCCCTGTTGCTGTTCCTGCTGCTGAACCGTGTCAATGTCCTGATGCAGGCGATACTGTTCCAGAGCCAGCCACTCCAGATTACGCTTGCTGGGCTCATGCTCCGGGTCGGTCAGCAGAATATCACGGAGGACTTTTCTGGCTTCGCTGAGGTAGATTTCCGGGTCAACGTACTCGTCGGACTGCATCGCTTCTTCAAAGAAAGCTTCTTCTATGAAATCAACCGGACTCAGGAAATCGTCGTAACTGCTGTTTGCCAGATGAATCAGAGACGTGGCCAGGTTGTAACTGGCTGCCACAGCGGTTGGCTGATCATCCGCCAGATCGGCTACCTGCCGGTACAGGCTGGCAGCGTCGGCATACAGCTTCTGCTCTATCAGGTCGGAAGCGCGCTGTTCCAGTTCATGAAGGTCAACCGGATCCTGGGCGTGGCTTGCGCTGACTGCCAGCAGCAACAGGCAGGGCAGCACCGCAGAGGTGGACACCCTGACAGGCCACTGCATCAGTGACAGAACCAGCAGCAAAGCGGCCAGTGCCATCAGGTAGGGGTAGCCTTCGGTGTACTCAAGCACTTCCCCCTGCTCACGACTGTCTGCTGGCCAGAGTACTCGCAGCTGGTCGAGAATACCGGGCAGGTCGAGCCAGGCAGTGCCAACCGGAAAGTAAATGCCCTGGTCTGCCTGCTGTGCCAGAGATCGGAGACGAGTGCCGTCCAGTCGACTCCAGTGCTCCCGACCTTCATCCATTGCCCAGTCTTTGCCATCACGGGTTGGAACCCTGGCACCAAACTGAGTGTCGCCCAGACCAATAATCAGCAGTCGTGTACCCAGCTGGTTCATTAACGCAATGGCTTCTTCAGGGTTTTCGCCCAGGTCTTCACCATCGGTAATCAGGACAATATCAGCGGCTTCAGGGTTACCGGAGTTACCGCTGTCCAGCATTTTTTCAAGCACTGTCATCAGGGCGTCGCCAATCCGGGTACCACCCGTTGCCACGGTTCCCGGACCGATGTTATCCAGCAGGGTATTCAGGAATACCCGGTCACGGGTCACCGGAGACTGGATGGAGGTTTCGCCGGCAAAGGCCGCCAGACCAATCCGGTCATTCGATGAGGTGTTAACCACCTGTCGTATAGCGGTACGGGCAACTTCCATGCGGTTCGGGCGGGCATCATCCGCCAGCATGGAACGGGACACATCCAGCAGAAATATGATGTCTCGTCCCTGGTCCTGTAACCCTTTAGGTTGAGGATTCCAGGCCGGGCGGGACATGGATACGGACAGCAAAGCAATGGTGACCAGCATCGTCGCCGAGCGACGACTGACCGCTGGCAGGGAAAGATGTTTGCTGAACTGCTTCAGGTCGCTGCGGCTTTTCTGTTGCTGGTAAACAGCCAGAAAACACCATGCCGGTATCAGTGCCAGCAGCCAGAGCCACTGGGGTGCTAACAGGGTCAATTGATTCATCCCAGTCTCCTCAGCCAGGTGGCACTTAACAGAGCTGACAGCATCAGACATAACAGTGCCAGCAGGGCGAAAGGCTGGAAGGCTGGTACCTGGTCGGTAAAGACGACGGTTTGCAGCTTTGAGGTTTCCAGATCATTAATTGCCTGATAACCGGCTACCAGGGACTCATAATCATACGCCCGGTTATAAACGCCTCCCGTCGTTTCTGCCATGGCTTGCAATACCCAGTCCACACGGACGGCTTCATTGCGGCTGTCGAGCATATCGGTGGGTTCATTACCAATAAAAATGGTATAAATTTTGATGTCCCACTCTTTGGCCAGGGCAGCTGCCATCATGGGGGAGTAAGTGCCGGAGTTGTTTTCACCATCTGTGATCATGATGATGACCTTGCTTTTAACCTTTTCATCCAGACCGTACTCATTCTCATACTCGCTGAGCTGTGCTGCCGCCAGGGCCGTTGCATCGCCAATGGCGGTACCGTCTTCTTCCATACGGGTGGGTGGATGAACATGGCGTGCCATACTGACCAGTGCATCGTGAGAGTCAGTCAGCGGGCTGATAACTCTTGGAAAA from Endozoicomonas sp. NE40 includes:
- a CDS encoding AraC family transcriptional regulator, whose translation is MIKPHHLPSQLNTPFIAYSVEHPNGHVNEWHCHNYAQLLYACSGVMVVNVPGNLWVSPPQRAVWVPPRVPHRVTMHGRAEMKSLYIRAEDYPGLPETSCVLSVSPLLRELLVHLSDLPEDLNPDSSIERLLLVTIDQLKRSPSVKLSIPNCGNKRLLPVCQAILQHPHNNETLEQWSDKAHISSRTLSRLFKSELGMSFVQYRQQVRLVEALKRLASGEPVTSVAMNVGFASLSAFNRLFKNYFGTAPGKFFD
- a CDS encoding MFS transporter produces the protein MDKRKFHFQVMSLGHALDHFFVLIFPTVVLVLQKEWGLSYAELLKYGSLGVLAYGLGSLPSGWLGDRWSQRGMMNVYFYGMGLSAIFSAFAQTPEQLAAGVAAIGLFASVYHPVGTALVFSTAEKTGRAIAMNGVAGNIGLASAAIVTAFISELINWQAAFIIPGVICVLTGVAYSWVSGDVSAIHRKSSRDTEALDRGAMIKLFIGIAVIACLGGLVFQSMTTALPKMVESAFTGSLGQTGMIATTVFLVAATVQIVIGELLDQIPARSLLLVIALGQVIFLILASMASGWWLILVLVCLMFFTFGQIPVNDWLIGHYAADEWRSRFYAMKYTLGLSVATVAYWLIAVVHDNTGEFTLLYLILAAVMSLSVIAAWFMPGTQVQQEALA
- a CDS encoding VWA domain-containing protein; its protein translation is MNQLTLLAPQWLWLLALIPAWCFLAVYQQQKSRSDLKQFSKHLSLPAVSRRSATMLVTIALLSVSMSRPAWNPQPKGLQDQGRDIIFLLDVSRSMLADDARPNRMEVARTAIRQVVNTSSNDRIGLAAFAGETSIQSPVTRDRVFLNTLLDNIGPGTVATGGTRIGDALMTVLEKMLDSGNSGNPEAADIVLITDGEDLGENPEEAIALMNQLGTRLLIIGLGDTQFGARVPTRDGKDWAMDEGREHWSRLDGTRLRSLAQQADQGIYFPVGTAWLDLPGILDQLRVLWPADSREQGEVLEYTEGYPYLMALAALLLVLSLMQWPVRVSTSAVLPCLLLLAVSASHAQDPVDLHELEQRASDLIEQKLYADAASLYRQVADLADDQPTAVAASYNLATSLIHLANSSYDDFLSPVDFIEEAFFEEAMQSDEYVDPEIYLSEARKVLRDILLTDPEHEPSKRNLEWLALEQYRLHQDIDTVQQQEQQQGDQEEESETEANSESEEGEESLEQEGDESTDSDVDESDSAEFDDMDTMFGDLLEPTPSANAKQILDQARQLEGELQQLDQQRQNTVDRDW
- a CDS encoding vWA domain-containing protein, giving the protein MSVKYPMLLWLLALIPLLSFYCWRRNRRQGISYSHLPLVTDLPASYRQKWLWLTTALQLLALALIIVALAQPRREVSESTEQQEGIAIAVVLDVSSSMNIRMDLDGKRSNRMTVAKEVLEAFIIGDDDQLEGRPADLISLITFARFPRVISPLTDSHDALVSMARHVHPPTRMEEDGTAIGDATALAAAQLSEYENEYGLDEKVKSKVIIMITDGENNSGTYSPMMAAALAKEWDIKIYTIFIGNEPTDMLDSRNEAVRVDWVLQAMAETTGGVYNRAYDYESLVAGYQAINDLETSKLQTVVFTDQVPAFQPFALLALLCLMLSALLSATWLRRLG